From a region of the Drosophila virilis strain 15010-1051.87 chromosome 3, Dvir_AGI_RSII-ME, whole genome shotgun sequence genome:
- the Rab26 gene encoding ras-related protein Rab-26 isoform X5 encodes MAATTTTTATHHDDASSMSDDVFEDAETTKARIEELRRRPFGDGCYNPPAAPISQQQQQHQHHHHHHPNLNHNNSSSQQSLTSSHHYHDNAIMAPVQRSATGYPGYRPSREALQMYAYGNPDYELEHDYNDGWRSYRYDEVDMHQAPVPAHQPPFDDTINHKTILLGDSGVGKTSFLVKYNTGEFRLGSFSATVGIALTRA; translated from the exons AtggcagccacaacaacaaccacagcaacgCATCACGACGATGCGAGCAGCATGAGCGACGATGTTTTCGAGGATGCGGAAACAACAAAGGCACGCATCGAGGAGCTGCGACGTCGTCCCTTTGGCGATGGCTGCTACAATCCGCCCGCAGCGCCCATatcgcaacagcaacagcaacaccagcatcatcatcatcatcatccaaatctcaatcacaacaacagcagcagccaacagAGCCTGACGAGTAGCCATCATTACCATGACAATGCTATCATGGCGCCCGTACAGCGCTCCGCCACCGGCTATCCGGGCTATCGTCCCTCCCGCGAGGCCCTGCAGATGTATGCATATGGCAATCCAGACTACGAGCTGGAGCATGATTACAATGATGGCTGGCGCTCGTATCGCTACGACGAGGTGGACATGCATCAGGCACCGGTACCAGCGCATCAGCCGCCCTTCGATGACACCATCAATCACAAGACGATCCTGCTGGGCGACTCTGGCGTGGGCAAAACCTCCTTTCTGGTCAAATACAATACGGGCGAGTTTCGTTTGGGTTCCTTCTCGGCCACCGTAGGCATTGCACTAACG CGTGCTTAA